The following are encoded together in the Deltaproteobacteria bacterium genome:
- the dinB gene encoding DNA polymerase IV: MNRSILHVDMDAYFASVERIIDPSLIGKPIAVIGAGKRTVVLSPSYEARKYGVKTGMTIGEAREKYADIILARAHIDEYRKYSQAFMKILCDFTPFVESYSIDEAFMDVSGSDKLIGDPLTIARDVKHRIKRELNLTCSVGIASNKLLAKIASDLNKPDGIFIIDEYYAKTRLPQLSVSNVPGIGPNTTKELLKIGIKTCGELSMLSLQRLRGMFGIFGVRLYHMARGADNEPVILQKLSPDAKSIGNSMTLDRNCIDMDRLKVYILELSELVGQRLRYEGFQCKGIELILRYSNFETISFHKKLSVTTDSTIDIYNAGIALLKQHRIKMPVRLVGITASDLSRYSTESLFLPDRKLRQAFKIMDDINMRFGESAITTASLVNGKKYRSAIPPSFRHKH; this comes from the coding sequence ATGAACAGGTCTATACTGCATGTTGATATGGATGCGTACTTTGCATCCGTGGAGAGGATAATTGATCCGTCTCTTATAGGTAAGCCTATTGCTGTTATCGGCGCAGGGAAAAGGACTGTTGTGCTTTCACCTTCTTATGAGGCAAGGAAGTACGGCGTGAAGACGGGTATGACCATAGGCGAGGCCAGGGAAAAGTATGCGGATATCATACTTGCAAGGGCACATATTGATGAATACAGGAAGTATTCACAGGCATTCATGAAGATACTATGCGATTTTACGCCGTTTGTAGAATCCTACTCCATTGATGAGGCTTTCATGGACGTTAGCGGCTCTGATAAGCTGATCGGGGATCCGTTGACCATTGCGAGAGATGTAAAGCACCGCATAAAACGCGAGCTAAACCTGACCTGTTCTGTTGGCATAGCATCGAACAAACTGCTTGCAAAGATAGCGAGTGATCTGAATAAACCGGATGGTATCTTCATTATAGATGAGTATTACGCAAAGACACGGCTTCCTCAACTGTCGGTAAGTAATGTACCGGGTATAGGACCAAATACAACAAAGGAATTATTGAAAATTGGCATTAAGACATGCGGTGAACTATCAATGTTATCTCTGCAAAGATTGAGAGGTATGTTTGGTATATTTGGCGTGAGACTCTATCACATGGCAAGGGGAGCAGACAATGAACCTGTCATCCTGCAAAAATTATCCCCGGATGCAAAATCTATAGGTAATAGCATGACACTTGACAGGAATTGCATTGATATGGACAGGCTAAAGGTATATATACTGGAATTATCCGAGCTCGTTGGACAAAGGCTGAGGTACGAAGGTTTTCAATGTAAGGGTATCGAGCTGATTCTAAGGTATAGTAATTTTGAGACCATATCTTTTCACAAAAAACTCTCTGTAACAACAGACTCAACTATAGATATCTACAATGCCGGTATTGCACTATTAAAACAGCATAGGATTAAAATGCCTGTAAGGCTTGTGGGCATAACAGCATCAGACTTATCGAGATACTCAACAGAATCATTATTCCTGCCGGATAGAAAGCTAAGGCAGGCATTCAAGATAATGGATGATATAAATATGCGGTTTGGTGAATCAGCAATTACAACGGCAAGTCTTGTAAACGGAAAAAAATATAGGTCTGCAATCCCGCCGTCATTCAGGCACAAGCATTGA
- the pgeF gene encoding peptidoglycan editing factor PgeF — MNNEFLKIEYFKKFQELDHGFGSIHTVYPEDIILMKQRHTNTVFIVDSSNLNYLPVADAMLTNMKNVKLGVKTADCLPILLYNPESMLIGVIHSGWRGIVNRVISNTIDLLKNFYNARPEHTYLAIGPSIGSCCYEIGRDVFESISSTMDTGDAFKEKTKQKWLLNLRKMAGYEITSNGVPESNIFNIDICTRCSEDFYSYRAGKEGRQISYITLVS; from the coding sequence ATGAACAATGAATTTCTTAAAATAGAATATTTTAAGAAATTCCAAGAACTCGATCACGGTTTTGGTTCTATTCACACCGTGTATCCGGAAGATATTATTCTTATGAAGCAAAGGCACACGAATACTGTTTTTATCGTAGATAGTTCAAATTTAAATTATCTTCCTGTCGCAGATGCAATGCTTACCAATATGAAAAATGTTAAACTGGGTGTTAAAACTGCTGATTGTTTGCCGATTCTCCTTTACAATCCAGAATCAATGTTAATAGGCGTAATACATTCAGGATGGAGGGGCATTGTAAACAGGGTTATCTCAAATACTATTGACTTGCTTAAAAATTTTTATAATGCAAGACCCGAACATACCTATTTAGCCATAGGCCCATCAATAGGCAGTTGTTGTTATGAAATAGGCAGGGATGTATTCGAAAGCATAAGCAGTACAATGGATACAGGGGATGCATTTAAAGAAAAAACAAAACAAAAATGGCTACTCAATCTAAGAAAAATGGCAGGATATGAAATTACATCCAACGGAGTGCCTGAAAGCAACATATTTAATATTGATATATGCACGCGATGTTCCGAGGATTTTTATTCATATAGAGCAGGGAAAGAAGGCAGACAGATTTCTTACATTACATTAGTGTCTTAA